In the Juglans microcarpa x Juglans regia isolate MS1-56 chromosome 6D, Jm3101_v1.0, whole genome shotgun sequence genome, one interval contains:
- the LOC121234866 gene encoding organelle RRM domain-containing protein 2, mitochondrial, with protein sequence MALRIAAAAAPRGLRRCFSTSIPAFNFPPSAAAAAQQREKAEPSTNLFVSGLSKRTTTEKLQEAFSQFGEVLHARVVTDRVSGYSKGFGFVRYATLEEAAKGIEGMDGKFLDGWVIFAEYARPRQPPGPPENNMASPYSRQ encoded by the exons ATGGCTTTGAGAATAGCAGCTGCGGCTGCGCCTCGCGGTTTGAGGCGTTGCTTCTCAACTTCGATCCCAGCCTTCAATTTTCCCCCTTCGGCAGCCGCAGCGGCTCAGCAGAGAGAAAAGGCCGAGCCCAGCACTAACCTCTTCGTCTCTG GGCTTAGTAAGCGTACTACTACAGAAAAACTTCAAGAAGCCTTTTCCCAGTTTGGTGAAGTTCTGCATG CTAGGGTTGTGACCGATAGGGTGTCGGGATATTCGAAGGGCTTTGGTTTTGTAAGGTATGCTACTCTAGAAGAGGCTGCAAAAGGTATCGAGGGCATGGATGGGAAG TTTCTTGATGGTTGGGTTATATTTGCCGAGTATGCAAGACCCAGGCAACCACCTGGCCCACCTGAGAACAACATGGCTTCTCCATATTCCCGTCAGTGA